AAGTATACTTCCATACCTCGTGAATAAATTGCAGGAATGGCGTGTATGCATGGTATTTTTCCTAACTCGTACTTTACCCCTTTGTCTTGAAATTTTTTACCACATTGGTCAACAAGTGGTGAACGCAAATTCCATGTCTTGAACGAGGGTAAACAGTTCCAAGCGCTTTAGCTATTGACGCAGCCCTATCTGATACAAAAGCTAAGTCTTTACTATCAGCAATAACCACTTTCAACTGTCTTAAGAACCACTCCCATGAAACCTCAGTCTCTGAATCAACAACTCCAAAAGCAATCGGATACAAATTGGAGTTACCATCTACAGCTGTAGCAACAAGTAGCACTCCTTTGTATTTATTTTTCAGAAAAGTTCCATCAACAACAATCACCCTACGCATTGCATTGTAGAATCCTCGAACTGATTGCCCAAACGACATAAATAGATACATGAATCTCCCATCCTCAGTTGTTTCATAGTGCGTGTGGGTACCAGGATTAGTTTCTTTAATCATTTGCAAATATTTTGGTATTTTAGCATAACTTTCATTTGGTATACCTCGAGCCGCTGCAATTGCATGCTCACGAACTTCCCAAGCTTGCCAATAAGTAATCTCGCAATTATGTTCCAGTCTCATGAACTGAATGATGTCATTTGCTTTTGGGCCATCATTGGCATCATCAAATCGATGTTGTATCAGCTTCCCAACTGTTCTTGCCGATGCCGTTTTTTCGAATTTTCTTTTCTTCGAAGGAGCACATGAATGTATTCCCACCCACTTGTTGATCATGAAGTATGTAAACCCATCCAAACATTCCGCATGCAGAGTCCAGTTGCACAGTTTATCCTTACATCGAATATACCACCACTTTCTCGTTGATTTGAGAACAATGTAATCATAATTATTCTTCATTGCCCAAATTTCCATTGTTTCCTTCAAAACACGTTTACTTCTGAAAATTTGATCCTTCTTCACGAAATCTATGCTTCCATTGTTTTCACTCCTTAAACCAGCATCACCGAAACCATCTGTAGCGACATGATTCTTCATTTTATGAGTCGACTCTTTTGACGGTATGGCAAAGTCTCCTTGATTTGTTTCGGGAACTTCTTCATCCTCAAAATTGCTTGAGTCAAACGGCTCCTTATTCAAATCGATATTGACTCGTTCCTTTTCTTTTGCACCAGTAGCAGACAACGTGACAAACAAGGTTGTAGACGAACTCTTCTTCGTGTAGCTCACAAAATTAGATACTTGTCGATCATTGCTAATAATAATGGGAGGATTCCCTCTTTGATTCACCATCTCATAACTGAACTCGGCATTAACGAGCATATGGTCGACCCCATAATCCTCACACACGATGATCTTGAGCTGCTTCAACAAAGTAGTAGTTTCTAATGTTACCATTCGACCACCCCTTGTTTTGTCTGCCAAGAAACTCCATTGATCACCGCAACTTGAGATCCATTCACCAGATTTAACATAGATTAGAACCATGTTGTATTGATAGATAGAAGAGATGGTTATGTCGATGAACAAGAGAGAGAAACAAAGAACGAATGAGGTTAGAACTTGTAAAAAAACTATAAGTAGAGTAAAGATATCTTGTTAGAATATTACCTGGCGAAATCTAGCTAGCATATAATATTGAAGAAAGTTTTATTTGTATTATGTACCCAGGATAAATATGTGTGTAATACTTACTATCCGATTTCTAGACTAAGTAGATGGCTAGAAAGAATATTATATCTCTCCTTGAACATAAAAAATACATGATTCCACTATTGTTAAAAATAAAATTTAAACATATAAATAGTCATACTAATGTTTCCAACGATTTACATATTTTTTTATATTTTTAAAATTTAGTTTACTATTTTTTTCATTACAGAAGGGTAAAATCTGTCCAAAATGACCAAAAATATCAAAAATTCTATTTTGACAAACAAAAGTTGAAATAGTCTATTTTTCCCAATTTTCCCTTGTTTTTATCATGTACATTTTCAAAATTAGCAAGAGGAGAAAAAAAAATGCGGGGACAAAGAAAAGAAAAGCAAAATACAGAAAGAAACCAGCTGGGATTGTCAGAGAGAAAGCTGAGATCCAACCAAAAAAAAAAAAAGATAAACTATATTCTTTCCACCTCAGTCTTCATCATCTAGGGGACCTCATATCCTTTCATTTCTTTTTTTTTTCTGTTCAATAAAGATATTATTTGAAATTGTGAATTTTGGTATGAAACATAAATAACAACAACCAAAGCGTATAAAAATTTCAACATTTTCATGAATAATTTGAGTTCTTCTCCGAATCCCAGAAAAAGAACAAAACAACAGATAGGATAAAAAAATACAAAACAAGTCAGAAATGGAACTATGGAAAAACGTAAAAACAAGAATCATCATCCTAGAAAAATACAAACAACCCCTCAAATTACACTTCAAAGCAGAAGCATCATCACCAAAGCCATCACTACCATTGAAACCTTCGTGAATTCAATGCTCCTTGTCGCCGATGATGATATCTTTTGTGGCCTGAAACAACAAGAAAATCAACAATAAATCAAAAAGCTAACTTCAAGAAGAAGAAAAGCGGTAGTTCTTGAAGTTTCTTACTTTTGTAACTTGCTGAGAGCACCACAGTAAAGGACATTAGCAGGCGCCCCGAACTCGGTTTTGTTGTTTTCATCTGGATTAACAACTCTAACATATGTTTCTTGTCCAAGATACCAAGAATCAAGATTCTCTGTTCTTAGATTCCAAGCTCCAGGATTGTCCAAAGATATCAAGATCGCTGACCACGCCCCTGGATACACCTACAAAAACAAAAACACAATGCATTCAGAACTCTTGTGTCTGAACCAAAGCTGTCTTTTCTTGTGTAAGATATTGAGTTATTACCTGAATAGTTGAGCGGGCAATACCGTCCCATTTGTTGTAAGTTCCTCTACTGTTCTCTGTCCACTCTCCATAGTCCATTCTGCAATCAAAACAATCTCAGTAAGAGAAAGGCAGAGATTTTCAGACACAGTGAAGGTAACAAACTAACTAACTCACCCGACAGCGAAGAAGGCGTAGCCACTCATGTGATAACTTTGCATCTTAGTGTCATTGTTCTGAAGAATGACTTCCATGAAACCTCGGTAAGTGCCATTGATAATGGAAGTCTCTCTTCTAGGTGGTCCAGTTAAAGGTCTCTTTGGGAAATCAAGCTTGTAAACT
The DNA window shown above is from Brassica oleracea var. oleracea cultivar TO1000 chromosome C3, BOL, whole genome shotgun sequence and carries:
- the LOC106330051 gene encoding uncharacterized protein LOC106330051 gives rise to the protein MVLIYVKSGEWISSCGDQWSFLADKTRGGRMVTLETTTLLKQLKIIVCEDYGVDHMLVNAEFSYEMVNQRGNPPIIISNDRQVSNFVSYTKKSSSTTLFVTLSATGAKEKERVNIDLNKEPFDSSNFEDEEVPETNQGDFAIPSKESTHKMKNHVATDGFGDAGLRSENNGSIDFVKKDQIFRSKRVLKETMEIWAMKNNYDYIVLKSTRKWWYIRCKDKLCNWTLHAECLDGFTYFMINKWVGIHSCAPSKKRKFEKTASARTVGKLIQHRFDDANDGPKANDIIQFMRLEHNCEITYWQAWEVREHAIAAARGIPNESYAKIPKYLQMIKETNPGTHTHYETTEDGRFMYLFMSFGQSVRGFYNAMRRVIVVDGTFLKNKYKGVLLVATAVDGNSNLYPIAFGVVDSETEVSWEWFLRQLKVVIADSKDLAFVSDRAASIAKALGTVYPRMEVHRFTDGVYTTATWRTVYAESINPIAVPKVDWNVPVEVKLAKVLPPEARKSSGRPVKRRYETVEDKIRSSQE